From the Endozoicomonas sp. Mp262 genome, the window ATTTAGAAGCTTGGTTTAATGCATAGGTTAAGTCTGGATCTTTTATATCATCTGAATCGGTTGTATTGTTAAAAACAATGTTAGATAAGCCTCTGCTAACATCGTGTAAAAAATCTTCTTGAGAGCTTGTTGTATGTTGTAATGGGTGAACGACCATTGTAGGTTTTGAGGCCCCGCTTTGGAAGGGTGTAGCCTCTTTTGGGGAGCACTGATCGAGCTGTTCAAAATAAGACGTGGTTTCTTCTGCATCTAAAAAATGACTAGGGTAATCCTCATCGCTATCCATGGGAGTCTCTGCATTTTCGTTGGCATCAGCTGCCATAAGAGGCGATGATGTGGGAACGTTTGATTCGGGTTGACCTTCATTGGTAATGGATGTTGAGCAGGATGATTCTGCTGGAGGTAATAAAGAAGTTGTTGCAAGAACCTCTTTATTATTAAAGTTATCTTCTTGGTCAGTTATATCCTCCTGATCAGTTGAATCTTCCCAGTCAGTAATATCCTCCTGCCCGCAATTATTCAGTGAAAGCTCTGTTACAGTGTCAACCTTATCACCCCGTTGTAGTCGCATTTCCTTGATTTGTTCTATCAGGCTAGCCGTTAAAACTTCCAGACACCTTTTAGGTGGTTGATTAAAAGAAACCACTGCTTTTCTATTTTCCTGAGGAACATCTGCCAGTGTTAAAAGATGACTGAGGTATTTATGGAATTGGGGTGGATTGTCCATAGGATGAGAGGTTATGTTATACGGTAAAACAGGTGCTTCTTCAAGGAAAAAACCAATTTCTTGCCTTACCCAGTCTTTTTCAACGGCAAAATCCAGGGCAAGTTGAGTCATACTGTTTTCACAGGGATCATCCATAAAATAACAAAAGGCTTTCAAATATTTATTATTATCATCCTTTGGTATATGGTATTTATTTAAGTAGTGCTCAGCATCACCTGCATCCATAAATATTTTTGCAATGATATAGCAGATTTGAGCCAGTACTTCATATAAACTTCTGGTGATGGTGACCCAGGGTTGACTGTTATCAGGTCCGTTGAGTTCTTTATAGCATTGTGTAAGGTTACCGGAGTATTCTAGCTGGGGAGGAGAGAAATCAATAACACCAAGCTCTTCTCTATCATCCAGTGCAGCATTTTTCCAGTTGGCATCAAATCCAAGCCTTAGCCACTCCCCAGGCATTGCTGATTTGAAATAACGGAATTGCTGTATTATTTGCAGAAAGCCATTAATTATTTTTCTTGTGCCTTTGTTATAATCTATATCAGTTGATTGTGACTGCTCTTTATTGCTTTTATTTAGTTTTGTTAAAATGATATGGGCAAACTTTTCTTCAGGAATTCTTTTTTGTACTGAAAAAAAAACGAATTCAGTTGTATTATCAGGTAAATCAACTTGAAAGAAATCAGTTTTTGATCGAAATAAATTTATACCTGCATGGATGTGAAGCAGTTCTGCAATTATATATTGGTTGAGAATGTACTCTGCTGCTCTTTTAGTTAAAGCAACGCGTTTGAAAATTTTCAATACATAATTATTCATTAGTCGGTGAAGTTCCTCCGCAGAGGAAATTCCAGTAGCATACAATAATTTTTTTAATGCACGCCTGTAGGTATACTCAGTTCTTGACTCAGGGGATATAAGACCATGAGCATGACATGTCCAGCCGATACCTAGCGTTGGCATTATTGCTTCTACGGTTTTATGCTTAGGGTCACGTCCTACCTCTCGACGTTCTGTGGTCAAAATCCAGTGTGCAATTTTTCTATAATTATCTATATCATGGCGAGATTCTGTCAATTCTATTTCATCGAACATTTCATTATCCATTTGATGAAGTGACATTGAGATAGGAGGTTTATGTATCACAGTTGCCGTATGAAAACTACCATGTTTTGATTTAATGGTTTCTGTTAAAACAAGTTCTTCAGGAAAAAGTGATGGCTTAATATTTTTACTTATTCGATCAGCCTTTCGTATATACATACGACCTTTTTTAAATCCTAGCAATTCAGTAGCAGGCCCTGTGATACGGAACTGTGCAACTTCTGGAGGGATTTCTACTTTTCTACCATCACTGATGTCCAGGCATTGTACTTGTGTACTTAATGGTTTCTGAAAAGGTGAAAGAGGATACTCTATAATGTCATGCATAGGTGGCAGGGGAGAGTTTTGATAACATGATGGTGTTGAAGGTATTGGCCCATCAATTTCAGCTTCTCGACGGACTAGAAAAGCATTACCATATTTGTAAACTTCATGCCACTTATTATCTGTTAAGAATGAAAATACGGATGACTCAACTTCCTTACAAAAACTGCTTCGCACTTCAATCATTTCTTTAATATAGGTAACCCAGTTATGAGTAAAGCCATATGGATGATATAGCAAAGAGAAAGAAGCAGAGGTGAGTTGAAGTGTTAATATGAGATTTTTATGATTATAAAAATAAGATATTATAAAAAATAAGATTTTTATTAAATGACAGGTGATTAATAATATCTTATTAATTATGTGGTGATTATGTGGTCTTACTATCATAAAGTATGCAAAGAAGATGTTCGACACAGTGGAAAAAGTTTATCAGGAATGTGGAGTTTAAGTTCACGATAATGTATGGCTTTGATGATAAAAGTAGCATTATAGCATATGCTGATCTTGGGTGATTATAAGTAACTGGGCTAAATGTTTTGTTTTTTGCCTCAGATGTGGGATATTTGTTAATGATTTAGAAGTTACAGATTTTTATTCTAATGTGATCCTGTATTACATTAGGATAAAGTTTTTAGGGGCAGTTGTTTTTTTGCTATAAAGGTTTTTCGCATTATGACAATACTTTTAAAGCAGTGGTCTTGGTGAATAATGAAATAAACTTGTGGTTGAATATTCCTTAATTATACAGCTATTTTCTAAATCTATTCTAATATGTCTAGAGGTTGTTATTTAAGGGTTTGTAATTGTATTGTACTTGTTTGATAAAGGGTTTTTGTTTTTTATCTTTTTTCTAAGTCAAAGTATGGCGGGTTGTTGAGATGGTTATGTTTGCTTATAAATCAATCCTTACTGGTATATGGCGTTGCTTTTTATTATGCTCAATGATTTCAATCCAGGCATATGCAGGAAATGACAAGCTCACTGATGAAGAGGTGGGCTTTTTGGTGGAGGTTGCTGTAGAGGCTGGTAAGCGAATTCAGAAAAACTGGTTAGAAAATCGATTGTTAGACGAAAAAGATAGGAGTAAATATAGATACCAAGAACCAGATAAGGAAAATGAACAGCTAAAGCCAGATGGTTCATCGGTTACTTCTGCTGATAAAGAGTCAGATGATTATATTAATAAATTATTATCTGAATCTAAGCATAGAAGGCTGCGTGATCTACCAAGAATTTCGGAGGAATCTAAATATCCATCATTAGATAAAAGAAAAAAGTATGAGCGTTATATTTTGATAGATCCCCTTGATGGTACGAGTAAGTTTAAAAAAGGAGAAGTTGAGAAAGTCAGTGTTTTTATTGTTGTTTTAGATAAAGTCGATGATGACAGGGGGGGGGCAAAACCTATTTTTTCAATTCTTCACAGACCTTTTGAAAGGAGCAGCGGAGATGTTGGCGAAGGTTTAATGGTAGAGGATGGGGTAACCCTATATGGCGGTGAAGACTATGGTATTAAGGTCAGGTATTCAGGTGAAGAAAAATATACCTTGGATAAAGATGAAGTACCTGTTACGCATCTGGGGCAGTTGTGTTCAGTTACTGTGACCGAATCAACATTGAATTCCAGGCTGTCACACTATTTGCAAAAATTGGGATGTGAGGTTGATAGTCCAGAGGAGCTATCTGGTGAGCTATTTACAGTTGATGGGTTTTCAGTGGAACCTGAACTGAAGCGGCTTCCAAGTGTTTCAAAGTTTTTTGCCATGATTGGGATGACAGAACGAGGACAGCATAGAATTGTTAGACAGGCCACTGAAAATATCCATGCACATATTTGCTTAGGTATTTCTGAAGATAAAGAGAGTGATCAAACCCAGAAATCATGGGCTCCTGAGGAGGTTGATGTGGCTGTAATGCATGCACTAGGTATACCTTTAGGTATTCATTTTTATGATATAAATGGTGATGAATTACGATATAATAAACGGAAACATTTAAAGATGGGGCATCATATAGGACTAGCAGTTAAAGCTGATGGGTTTCGAGAGCTTTTTCCAAAAGAACTATGGTCAGAAGAGGTTGTTGAAGGAAAAGGTCTGGAGGATAATGGTAATGATTCGGAATAAAAGAAATTGAATGTTTAATAAAAAGATGATCTTTAATGATGTGAGATTAGGTTCGTTGTACGCGTAAAAAATAACAGTAAAGGGGGTATAATACGAGGATTTTGATGATGCTGTTCTTTAATTATTTTTTTTGCAGCCTGTTTTTACGATTTGGAATTTATTTTTTGATGCTTTTGTTATTTGTTCCAAATTATTCTTTTGCGGCGATTTCCGAATATACGGCAGGTATGGGGGTTTTATTCAAAACGAAAGATGATGGTAGAAAATATGCATTATTTGTGACAAGTGATTGTCGTATATTTTCTGACGGTAAGCATAAAAAAGAAGATGGAGGATATGATGATCTAAAGCCTTTTGAAATGCTTAATACTACAGGAGGGTACTCATTTGATAGTGATGAAAAGGAATATAAAGATATTTTAAAAGATAAAGTTGGAAGTAAAAAGGTTGGAATTATTGAGAAATGGTTTGAAGAGCAGATGGAGAGAGAGGAAGTTTATTTTGATATTAAATATGGTCAGGTTTGTTATGATGGAACAACCTTGAAAAGTCAGGAGGCTAAAGAAAATATACGAAAAAGAGCTTGGTCGGGATTAAAAGAGTTGTCTGAAGAAACAGGATTTGGTGCTGAAAAACTTTTTTGTCAAAATTGTGGTGAAATGCACGGATGTGCAGAATTAAAGTTGGTCAAGGTTTTTCCATCTCGGGATAAAACTGGGTTATTAAAAAAAGATGATAGTGGAACAGATAAGCCTGCCTACCATACTTATTTTTTCAATTTAGAAATAGAGATAGAATCCGTTGAACAGTTGAAGCAGTTTGTGAATGGTGAAAATCACTTATTTATTCAGTGTGGAGAGGAGGCTCAACACGTTGATGTATTGAAATTGAAAGAGCCATCAGCCCTTTTACCCAGGGATGATGCTTTTTTATTGGTAGTTGTTCGTATTGATGATGCTGACCACTTTGAAGAGGTGAAATATACTAAAGATAAATTTGATAAAACATGTGCAATTACTGGTGAAAGTGAAATTGTCATAGTTAAAACTAAAGAACATATGCGTTTTTTGGAAATGGACTGGGTTAAGAATAAAAAGTGTACTGAGTTACAACATCAATACTTTGAGTGGCTGGATGTAAAAATGAAGCAACCTGAAGGCTGTTTTACTGGTTTGTCATATGTTGTACCAGATATTTCATCATCTAAATATTTTCAGCTTAAATTACAAGGGTCTGAAGCCCTTTATGATGGGCTAAGAAATGCAGTAGTGGGATTCAAGGTTTGTCCGAGGAGTAGCAATTCACTGATATGGGGTCAATGATTTATAACTGCTTTATGATTCACTGTATTTCTCAAATTCATCGAGGTGATGTACTGAGGGGGTAATAGTCTAAAATATGTACTCAATTTTTACTATAATCATCACGTTATCAGGATGATACTAGAAATAACTATGGTTCTAGTACTTAAGTACTGATTCTGATTTTTATCATTTAATAACTGTTGAGTATATTTGGTTTAATGTGGTCAAGTATCTTTTATCACTGTTTGCAGTATCATTGTCTTCTATAAGGCAAAAAATCATGTTGGCTGTATTGTTGCCAGCGATTCTTTTTTACTTACTTATGACCCTGGTTTGCCTTTACTTTTCTTTTTACTCAGTATCAACAGAGGTTCGTAGCCGTCATATACAGGAAGCGCTATATACCGGGGCGATTATAGATACCAATATTAGAGAACTAATGTTGATTGGGCGTTCACTTATCCAAGAAGTTACCAGGAATGAAAATGAAAATATTTCTCAAGGTGTTATTTTGAGTGCCTTAAATATGCTTATTAGAAATAATAAGACGATCTTTGGTTTCGGGATTGTCCATTATAACGGGGATAATAAAAAGCAATCGTACTGGTCGTATGATGGATATTCTATCCATGAAAAGGTATATGGCACCCATGTATCCTCAGCTATAAGTGGAAGTGTTGATCAGCTGGTAGAAAGTAACAGTAAATATTTGCAGTGGGTTACTGACCCGAACCCAAAAAATATTAATGAGTTTCACTCAAGTTTGTTAATTCCTATATCTGCCGGACATAATCATTATGTTATTCACATTGATGTGGATGGAGATAAGCTGAGTTCCCATAATGAACTGAATTATGGTGATTTATATAAAGGTATAATAAAAAAAAAACCAGAGGGTGATAGTCGTGTAAACTTTAGTCGATATTTTACTCTGAGGGATGATAAGGGTGTAACAATTTTTACAAGAGGAAAGTCAGCTAAGCACTATAGGGTTTTAGCTGATCAGGTTTTAAAGATGGAACCCATTGATGGGGCAAGTGATTTTTTTAGCTATGAAGACTTGGAGAATAAAAATTTAATTAGTTTTATTTTAAAGAATAGAATAAAGCGTTTAGATCGTGATGTTCCTAATAGTTTATTTCTGGATTTATTAGAGTATGTTTGTCGCTATGGTGAGATAATACATTTCCGCTTCTCTATTCGAGGGTTGAAGCTTTGGTGTACAGCCATTCCCATTAAGTCTTCTGGCTGGATGTTGACAGCTTATATGCGTGAACAAACAATAATGCAGCCTATATATGATCAATTTATAGTGTGCCTGATGCTTAGCATTTCTGCTGTTCTGGTAGTCATTATTTCTTTATGGATTGTTGCAGGGCGAATTGCTGATCCCATAAAGAGGCTGAAGAAAAATGTAAACCTTTATGTGAAAGCGATTGAACCAGAAGCGCTTTTTGAGGAGTCGATAAATGAAGTTGATAGTTTAAGATATAGCTTTAATACACTTACTAATTGTCTTGATGATAGGAGTAAAGCTCTATACGAAGCAAGGGTTAATAATATTAGTCATCTTGCTAACCAGCTTCATGGTCGATATTTTTATTTTAATTTGGATTGTGATGGATATATTACTCATGTTAGTCCATCGATAAAGTCTGTTCTTGGATATGATGTTTTTGAGTTTGAGGGGAAGTTTGAAAATTATCTGGTAGCTGAGTCAGTTAAAAACTCTTTTCAAAACAAGCTTTATGATATTTTTGAGGGTGAGTGGCACGATACGTTTGAAACGAAGATGCAACGTTCTGATGGTTCTATATGTTGTATAGAATTATTTCTATGTTTGATGCCGGGGATAAAAACAAAACAAAAAGCTATTGAAGGTATGGCTAATGATATCACTGAAAGAGTTGTTGATACTGAGAAGTTTAAGTCCCTTTTAGCATCAGCTCCTGATGCTGTTGTTATTTCTAATGAGTGCGGCATTATTAGTCTTATTAATAATAAAGTCTCAGAGCTATTTGGATTTATGCCTGATGAACTTATTAATATGCCATTTGATATTATTTTTCCTGAAAGTAGTCGGGCCTCTCTCTCTTTTCTTAAAACTCTTGCTACTAATAAGTCTGAATATCATAATCTCGAAAGATATGAGTGTTTTGCACTCAAAAAAAATGGAGGTGTTTTTCCTGTTGAAATTTCCAGTAGCGTTATTAGCACTGAGCATGGTTATCTGGTTTCAATTGTAGTAAGGGATATTTCTGAAAGGAAATTAATTGAGCGTGAGCTGATTAAGGCGAAAGAAAATGCTGAAAATTCTGATAAGGCCAAAACATTATTTCTTTCTAATATGAGTCATGAATTAAAAACGCCTTTGAACGGTGTTTTAGGGTACTCACAGATTTTGATTAATGATGGCAGTCTTTCTGAATTTCATAAAAACAAAGTAAAATCCATGGAGGAGTGTGGTAGGCATTTATTGAAACTTATCAATAATGTCTTGGATATGGCAAAGTTAGAGAATGACAAGGTTCAGGTTGAGAAGAAACCATTTAATTTAACTGCCGTGATTGATGAGGTGCGGTTGATAGTTATTAATTTGGTTAGAAATAAAGGTCTAAGCTTTCAAGTGGATATTGATAATAATGTGCCTGCTTATATCGTTGGAGATAAGCTTAAAATACGTCAAATTTTAATTAACCTTATTGTTAATGCTGTTAAGTTTACTGATAGTGGTTTTGTGTCTATTTCTCTTGTAAATGATAATGGCTTTATAAAATTTTCTGTGGAAGATTCAGGTATTGGTATCAATGATGAAGATAAGGATAAGCTTTTTGTTTCTTTTTCCCAGTTAGCGGCAGGCAGAAAGAAGGGTGGAGCTGGTTTAGGTTTGGCAATTAGTTATAATCTTGTTAAAATCATGGGCGGTGAATTAAATATTAAAAGTAAGGTGGGTGAAGGGAGCTGTTTTTGTTTTAGCCTTCCTTGTATGATTCCTACTGATGAAGGGCCATCCGGTTATAAATTTGATAGTTGTAAACAGTTATCTGGTAATTTAGATGAAGAAATATCCTTGTTAGTCGTTGAAAGCTGTGTTTCAAGCAGGGAGGTGGCTGTTAATACTCTTTCGAGTGCCGGGTTTAAAGTTTATCAGGCAGCTGATGGTAGTCAGGCACTAAATTTGTGTCGTAAGTATAACTTTGATCTTGTCTTAATAGATGTAAAAATGCCAGGGCTTGATGGGGTGTCAGCCACTAAGCTTATACGAAAATTACCGGGTAAATCTGATCAAAAGGTTATTGCTATTACAGGATTTGGAAATAGTAATAGTATTAAGGGGTATGATGAAGCGGGTTTTTGTGATTATTTGGAAAAACCACTTGACCTGGATGACTTGATTGTAAAAATATGTGGGCATCTTGATTATGATGCTAAATTAATTGAGAAATCTACGGTAGCATCCTGCTCTGGTAAAGTAGTCATTGATCATAGTGTTAAACCATCAACTTTGCGTGAAATAGTAAAGCAGGTTGGTGAAATGCTAGAGATAGGTGATGTTGATGCAATTGCTAATCTAGCAATGAATTGGCAAAAAGTGGATAACTATGGAAATTATCCTGAGATTATTTTAGGGTACTGTGAAAATTATGATATTAATTCCTTAGAGGTATTTGTAAAGGATTTTCAAAAAAAATCATAGAATGAAGAAAGTATTTGCATAATAAAAGGTGCCATAATGACACCTTTTTATTGTCAGGTTAATGTAATAATTATTTTTTTTAAATTATCCAGGTTTTTTGGGATTATATTGTATTTTTCTTGTTTGGTCAGTAATTCCCGCATGGATTGAGGTGGTTTAGGGGCTGTTAGTTGTGCATCTACAATAGCTTGTTGGAATTTTATTGGGTGAGCCGTGGCAAGTGAAACTTGAGGTGTTAATGGTAGAGAGTCCATGCTTTTAAGCGCATGAATACCTGTGGCAGTATGGGGATCTAATAAATAGCTTGTTTCATTATATGTTTTTTTCATGGTATCACAAATGTCACTATCTTGAGCGCTATAACTGCTAAAATATTGTTTTATTTCTAACCATATGCTCTTCTTTATAGTGAGTTTATTACTGTCATGAAATTGAGACATGAGTTCTTTTATTGCTGAGGCATCCTGTTGGTAGGCATCAAACAGAAGTCGTTCAAAATTGCTGGATACCATTATATCCATGCTGGGAGATAATGTTTGGTATAAGGTTTTGCGACTATAATCATTGTTCTGAAAAAAACGATGTAAAATGTCATTTTTATTTGTAGCTACAACCAGCTTGCTGATAGGTAGCCCCATGCGTTTGGCAATATAGCCTGCATAGATGTCGCCAAAATTGCCAGTGGGTACAGAGAAAACTATTTCCCTTTCAGATCCTCCCAGTTGCACAGAAGCATAAAAATAATAGACGATTTGTGCCATAATTCTGGCCCAGTTAATAGAATTTACGGCAACAAGATTTATATTTTTTGGTAAAAAGGACTGGTCTATCAAGCATTGTTTTACCAGCTCCTGACAATCATCAAAATTGCCATCAATGGCAAAATTGTGGACATTGCTGGCAAGCACTGTTGTCATCTGCCGCCGCTGAATTTCAGATACGCGCTTATGGGGGTGAAGAATGATAATGTCCAGGTTTTTGCTATGCCGACAACCTTCTATAGCAGCTGACCCTGTATCTCCTGATGTAGCACCAAGAACAATGGCGCGCCTGCCCTCTTGCTCCAGGGCATAGTCTAACAACCTGCCCAGTATCTGTAAGGCAAAATCCTTGAATGCCAATGTTGGGCCGTGGAAAAGTTCTAAAACCCACACATTACTATAAAGTGGGTAAAGTGGAGCTACGCAAGAATGATCAAATGTTCCATAACTATTGCCGATGATTTCTTTAAGTACTTCGTCTGGAATACAATCGCCTGTAAAAGGTTTTATGATCTCAAAGGCAATATCGTTATAAGCTAGTCCCTTCAGGGACGAGATTTTTTCTGGAGAAAAACGGGGGAGTTCTTTAGGAACGTAGAGACCACCATCCTCAGGCATTCCTTTCAGGAGAACTTCCATAAAACTGTAGTCTGCGCTATCTGTTCCTCTGGTACTAATATATCTCAATGTATTTCCTTTTTTATTTGCTGAGCCTGCTGTTTAATGGCTATCTTTTATAAATCCCCTGGCTTGATAACTGGCAGGTAAATTGCCATCAATGCCCTGGTTACATAAGGGAACCAAGGCATTGATTGATGGGGCTAAACCATAGGTTCTATGCGAATACGGGTAATGGGTGACGCTATATCTGATAATTGCTCAATGTCCCTGATGGCTTTGTTGATCACAGACTCCTGCACTTGTTGGGTAAGGATAACGATATCAGCATAGACCTCATTCTTTCTACTGGCCTTTTGGGTCATAGCATTAATGTTAATATTATTAAGACTAAGAATATGAGTAATGGCGTTCATGACTCCGGGATGGTCTTCAGCCTGAAGGCGGAGATAATAACCGGATTTAATTTCATTAATAGGGAGTATGGAGGGGGAGCTATATGTTATGTCAGGGGACCAGCCTAGTGAGAAAACAGGGTGTGTGTTTGATGATAAAGAACGGGCAATATCAATAATATCTGCAACAACAGATGATGCGGTAGGTTCTGAGCCAGCTCCTGCTCCTGTATACATGGTTTGACCCACGGCATCTGCATCTACGACAATAGTATTTAATACGCCGTTGATATTGGCTATGGGTTGGTTAGCGGGAATAAGAGCGGGATTAACTCTTAGCTCAATACCTTTAGCCTGTTGGCGAGCTATCCCCAAGTGTTTGATGCGATACCCGAGTTCTTCTGCATACTGAATATCGGTAGGAGTGATTTTACCGATACCCTCAGTGTAGGCTTTGTGGAATTGCAGCGGAATACCAAAGGCAATGGATGCCATAATGGTCAGTTTGTGGCAGGCATCTGTCCCCTCAATGTCCAGTGTTGGGTCTGCTTCTGCAAACCCAAGAGCCTGTGCTTCTTCCAGCACTTCATTGAATGAACGGTTTTTGTCCCCCATTTCTGACAGGATATAGTTACCTGTGCCATTGATGATGCCCGCCAGCCAGTTGATGCGATTCCCCGACAAGCCTTCCCTGAGGCATTTTATGATTGGGATTCCTCCTCCCACTGAAGCTTCGTAGGCAATAACCACGCCCCTCTCTTTTGCCGCAGTGAATAGAGTGCTGCCATGTTCCGCAATAAGTGCCTTGTTGGCCGTTACAACATGCTTACCCTGTTCGATTGCTGTTAAGACAAGTTCCCTGGCAGTGTCACAGCCTCCGATGCTTTCAACAAGGATGTCAATATCGGGGTCGTATGCAACCTGAAAAATATCTTCACTGAACTTTATTTCCCTGGTGTTGCATAAGTAGGGATTACTTCGGGCCCCGATATGAGCTATAGAAATAGGGCGACCTGTATGTGCTGCAATCATATCGTGATTTCTTGATAACACGTTAAAGGTCCCGCTACCTACTGTACCAAGCCCACAGATACCTACATTGACTGGTTTCAAAAAGCTACTCCACAGACGTTTTTTTAATGATTTTTAGTGCTGAGGCTGAATTATAGCCATATATTTATTCTCATATCGAGACGTCTGCAAATAAATAAGTTTATCTGCCTTGATTTTCAACAACCACTAAGCTGCCGGAGCAACCTGTACTTTATTTTCTGGAATGTGTTTGGGTATTGGAATGTTTCGTTCTTGGTCTGGTGTTTTTGGCGGCGTGTTGTTCATGTCAGTTAGAGGTGGGCTGATTTTCATGATCTTTGCCAGATCTTTGGCTGGACGGTATCCGGGAATGCTGCGACCATCTTCAAGAAAAAGAGCGGGTGTTCCGGATACTCCCAGCTTTGCACCCAGTTCAAGCTGGGTATCCACAGGGTTATTAGGGCAGGTTTTTTCAGGGATATTGACGCTGTTTGAAAGGTTTGATATCGCCATTTTTCTATCTTCAGCGCACCAGACTGACACCATTTTTGAATAGGACGGGGCTTGCTTTCCTCCTCTCGGGTAGGCCAGATACCTTAACTCAATACCCAGCGCATTCATTTCGGCAATTTCCTGGTGTAATTTCCGGCAGTAGCCGCACTCAATATCGGTAAAGGCATAGACGACCCCCTTTGTTTCACCTTTAGGCGAAAAAACGATCATATCATTGACAGGGACTTTACTCAGTTGCTCGGC encodes:
- a CDS encoding PAS domain S-box protein, whose protein sequence is MLAVLLPAILFYLLMTLVCLYFSFYSVSTEVRSRHIQEALYTGAIIDTNIRELMLIGRSLIQEVTRNENENISQGVILSALNMLIRNNKTIFGFGIVHYNGDNKKQSYWSYDGYSIHEKVYGTHVSSAISGSVDQLVESNSKYLQWVTDPNPKNINEFHSSLLIPISAGHNHYVIHIDVDGDKLSSHNELNYGDLYKGIIKKKPEGDSRVNFSRYFTLRDDKGVTIFTRGKSAKHYRVLADQVLKMEPIDGASDFFSYEDLENKNLISFILKNRIKRLDRDVPNSLFLDLLEYVCRYGEIIHFRFSIRGLKLWCTAIPIKSSGWMLTAYMREQTIMQPIYDQFIVCLMLSISAVLVVIISLWIVAGRIADPIKRLKKNVNLYVKAIEPEALFEESINEVDSLRYSFNTLTNCLDDRSKALYEARVNNISHLANQLHGRYFYFNLDCDGYITHVSPSIKSVLGYDVFEFEGKFENYLVAESVKNSFQNKLYDIFEGEWHDTFETKMQRSDGSICCIELFLCLMPGIKTKQKAIEGMANDITERVVDTEKFKSLLASAPDAVVISNECGIISLINNKVSELFGFMPDELINMPFDIIFPESSRASLSFLKTLATNKSEYHNLERYECFALKKNGGVFPVEISSSVISTEHGYLVSIVVRDISERKLIERELIKAKENAENSDKAKTLFLSNMSHELKTPLNGVLGYSQILINDGSLSEFHKNKVKSMEECGRHLLKLINNVLDMAKLENDKVQVEKKPFNLTAVIDEVRLIVINLVRNKGLSFQVDIDNNVPAYIVGDKLKIRQILINLIVNAVKFTDSGFVSISLVNDNGFIKFSVEDSGIGINDEDKDKLFVSFSQLAAGRKKGGAGLGLAISYNLVKIMGGELNIKSKVGEGSCFCFSLPCMIPTDEGPSGYKFDSCKQLSGNLDEEISLLVVESCVSSREVAVNTLSSAGFKVYQAADGSQALNLCRKYNFDLVLIDVKMPGLDGVSATKLIRKLPGKSDQKVIAITGFGNSNSIKGYDEAGFCDYLEKPLDLDDLIVKICGHLDYDAKLIEKSTVASCSGKVVIDHSVKPSTLREIVKQVGEMLEIGDVDAIANLAMNWQKVDNYGNYPEIILGYCENYDINSLEVFVKDFQKKS
- the thrC gene encoding threonine synthase, with the translated sequence MRYISTRGTDSADYSFMEVLLKGMPEDGGLYVPKELPRFSPEKISSLKGLAYNDIAFEIIKPFTGDCIPDEVLKEIIGNSYGTFDHSCVAPLYPLYSNVWVLELFHGPTLAFKDFALQILGRLLDYALEQEGRRAIVLGATSGDTGSAAIEGCRHSKNLDIIILHPHKRVSEIQRRQMTTVLASNVHNFAIDGNFDDCQELVKQCLIDQSFLPKNINLVAVNSINWARIMAQIVYYFYASVQLGGSEREIVFSVPTGNFGDIYAGYIAKRMGLPISKLVVATNKNDILHRFFQNNDYSRKTLYQTLSPSMDIMVSSNFERLLFDAYQQDASAIKELMSQFHDSNKLTIKKSIWLEIKQYFSSYSAQDSDICDTMKKTYNETSYLLDPHTATGIHALKSMDSLPLTPQVSLATAHPIKFQQAIVDAQLTAPKPPQSMRELLTKQEKYNIIPKNLDNLKKIIITLT
- a CDS encoding homoserine dehydrogenase, whose product is MKPVNVGICGLGTVGSGTFNVLSRNHDMIAAHTGRPISIAHIGARSNPYLCNTREIKFSEDIFQVAYDPDIDILVESIGGCDTARELVLTAIEQGKHVVTANKALIAEHGSTLFTAAKERGVVIAYEASVGGGIPIIKCLREGLSGNRINWLAGIINGTGNYILSEMGDKNRSFNEVLEEAQALGFAEADPTLDIEGTDACHKLTIMASIAFGIPLQFHKAYTEGIGKITPTDIQYAEELGYRIKHLGIARQQAKGIELRVNPALIPANQPIANINGVLNTIVVDADAVGQTMYTGAGAGSEPTASSVVADIIDIARSLSSNTHPVFSLGWSPDITYSSPSILPINEIKSGYYLRLQAEDHPGVMNAITHILSLNNININAMTQKASRKNEVYADIVILTQQVQESVINKAIRDIEQLSDIASPITRIRIEPMV
- a CDS encoding DsbC family protein, yielding MDKPRGKIMHHSLLVIVMFLLIGHPFRLAIGESQPAEDPKLTPQFTKIKNDDLGAAKEAIQKQLRKLDPDIPIESIDITPINGLYSVNIKGGRTLYASPDGRHLIRGDMLEIDDGKIINLTSKSRNKNIAEQLSKVPVNDMIVFSPKGETKGVVYAFTDIECGYCRKLHQEIAEMNALGIELRYLAYPRGGKQAPSYSKMVSVWCAEDRKMAISNLSNSVNIPEKTCPNNPVDTQLELGAKLGVSGTPALFLEDGRSIPGYRPAKDLAKIMKISPPLTDMNNTPPKTPDQERNIPIPKHIPENKVQVAPAA